In Diabrotica undecimpunctata isolate CICGRU chromosome 4, icDiaUnde3, whole genome shotgun sequence, a single genomic region encodes these proteins:
- the LOC140439040 gene encoding uncharacterized protein: MKTTLVLSLLFCVGLTVYAQRTHEPEPEPDNEFACDSCITFATVIKDYVDQRLPLDEVERDADVLCNILPGELRDFCDHNLLPKTDRIFEELHKRTPQEVCEHLDFC; this comes from the exons ATGAAGACCACATTGGTATTAAGTCTTTTGTTTTGCGTCG GTCTTACCGTCTACGCCCAAAGAACCCATGAGCCAGAACCAGAGCCTGACAATGA ATTTGCTTGCGACTCCTGCATAAcatttgcaactgttatcaaggATTACGTCGATCAGAGATTACCATTG GACGAAGTTGAAAGAGACGCAGATGTACTATGCAACATTTTACCAGGTGAATTGAGAGATTTTTGCGACCACAACTTACTTCCAAAAACCGACAGAATTTTTGAAGAGCTACACAAACGTACACCTCAGGAAGTATGCGAACATTTGGACTTCTGTTAG